One Intestinimonas butyriciproducens genomic window, CCATCCAGTTTATCAAGAACTATGAGGTCAAGCACATCAAGCTGATGAACATCATCGCCGCTCCCGAGGGCGTGGAGCGCGTCCGCAAGGACCATCCCGATGTGGCCATCTACTGCGCGGCCCTGGATGAGAAGCTCAACGACCACGGCTATATCGTTCCGGGGCTGGGCGACGCCGGAGACCGTATCTTCGGCACGAAATAAGTGATCGGGCCGGTCTATCATACGGGACGGCTCCTGCTGACCATGACCTCCCCTCAATTGGCGGGGCGTGTCGCGGATTATTACCGCCGGAATCGGACGTTCCTTACCCCGTTTGAACCTATGAGAGAGGATGCGTTTTTCAGTGAAGCCGGACAGCGCCCCCTGCTGCTGGAGGAGCAGAGAGACGTGCTCTCTGACCGGGGCTATCGGTTTTATATTGCCCGCAGGGAGGCGCCGGAAGAGATCATCGGGCTCACCTCGCTGGGACAGATTGTGCGCAGGGCCTTTCAATCCTGTTTTCTGGGCTATAAGCTGGACCAGCGGTTCCTGAGGCGCGGCTATATGACTGAGGCGGTCCGGGAGACTGTGCGCATTGCTTTTGAGGAACTGGACTTGCACCGGATAGAGGCCAATATCATGCCCCGAAATCTGTCCTCTCTTGGTGTAGCCCGAAAGGCAGGCTTTTATGAAGAGGGCTTGGCCCTCAAATATCTGCAAATCAACGGGGTGTGGGAAGACCACATCCATATGGTGATCCGGAGCGATCTGGAAAAGTAAAAGAGTTCCGGCCCGGGGAAGTTCCCAGGGCTGGAACTTTTTTGTATATTAGAAGACCACTGGTC contains:
- a CDS encoding GNAT family N-acetyltransferase; the encoded protein is MIGPVYHTGRLLLTMTSPQLAGRVADYYRRNRTFLTPFEPMREDAFFSEAGQRPLLLEEQRDVLSDRGYRFYIARREAPEEIIGLTSLGQIVRRAFQSCFLGYKLDQRFLRRGYMTEAVRETVRIAFEELDLHRIEANIMPRNLSSLGVARKAGFYEEGLALKYLQINGVWEDHIHMVIRSDLEK